Proteins found in one Oribacterium sp. oral taxon 102 genomic segment:
- the hydA gene encoding dihydropyrimidinase, whose translation MILIQNGMIVTPKGSFPADLLLDGEKIRKIFRKEEADAEQQFLSSLPEEAERVDASGRLIFPGFIDAHTHFDLHVAGTVTCDDFASGTRAAVSGGTTTIIDFGTQYKGETLEEGFQNWLRKAEAGTSCDYGIHMSITDWNEQTRTDCQRMMDEGLSTFKLYMTYDTRVDDMELYEILKRLKEVGGITGVHCENTGLIAALQKEYASDEKTRSAVSSHYRTRPAAAEAEAIGRLLHIAEVVDTPVIDVHLTCAEGLEEIRAARKRGQTVFAETCPQYLTQTAALYELPGFEGAKYVISPPLRTEKDQEALWKALASGEIQTVSTDHCAFTTEQKRLGAGDFRRLPGGMPGVETRGEVMFSEGVSKGRLTKERLCAVLSENPAKLYGLYPEKGVIQEGSDADLVILNPERKKRISVETQVSRCDYAPLEGMELTGMIEQVYLRGTLTAREGKVLVENRGRYLPRKKFQPVV comes from the coding sequence ATGATTCTGATTCAAAACGGTATGATCGTGACGCCGAAGGGGAGCTTCCCCGCCGACCTCCTGCTGGACGGAGAAAAGATCCGGAAAATCTTCCGGAAGGAAGAGGCGGATGCAGAACAGCAGTTTCTCTCCTCTCTCCCGGAGGAAGCGGAGAGAGTGGACGCAAGCGGAAGGCTGATCTTCCCGGGCTTCATTGACGCCCACACACACTTCGACCTGCACGTCGCCGGTACGGTCACCTGTGACGACTTCGCCTCCGGCACGAGGGCAGCGGTCAGCGGCGGCACAACCACCATCATCGACTTCGGCACGCAATACAAGGGGGAAACGCTCGAGGAGGGCTTCCAAAACTGGCTCCGAAAGGCGGAGGCGGGTACCTCCTGCGACTACGGCATCCATATGTCCATCACCGACTGGAACGAGCAGACGAGGACAGACTGCCAGAGAATGATGGATGAGGGGCTCAGTACCTTCAAGCTCTACATGACCTATGACACGAGGGTCGACGACATGGAGCTCTATGAGATCCTGAAACGGCTCAAGGAGGTTGGCGGCATCACCGGCGTACACTGTGAGAACACCGGGCTGATCGCCGCATTGCAGAAGGAATATGCCTCGGACGAGAAGACCCGCTCTGCTGTCTCCTCCCATTACCGGACCCGCCCCGCTGCCGCGGAGGCGGAGGCAATCGGCAGGCTCCTCCATATCGCGGAGGTCGTGGATACGCCGGTCATCGATGTCCATCTGACCTGCGCGGAGGGGCTCGAGGAGATCCGCGCTGCACGGAAGCGCGGACAGACTGTCTTTGCCGAGACCTGCCCGCAGTATCTCACCCAGACAGCAGCGCTCTACGAGCTCCCGGGCTTCGAGGGCGCGAAGTATGTGATCTCCCCGCCGCTCCGTACCGAGAAGGATCAGGAAGCGCTCTGGAAAGCACTCGCTTCAGGCGAGATCCAGACCGTTTCCACCGACCACTGTGCCTTCACCACGGAGCAGAAGAGGCTCGGTGCGGGCGACTTCCGCCGCCTCCCGGGCGGAATGCCGGGCGTCGAGACCCGCGGCGAGGTCATGTTCTCCGAGGGCGTCTCGAAGGGCAGACTCACGAAGGAACGGCTCTGCGCCGTCCTCTCCGAGAATCCCGCGAAGCTCTACGGACTCTATCCGGAGAAGGGTGTGATCCAAGAGGGCAGCGATGCCGATCTCGTCATCCTGAATCCGGAGCGGAAAAAGAGGATCTCCGTCGAGACACAGGTCTCCCGCTGTGACTACGCACCGCTCGAGGGCATGGAGCTCACCGGCATGATCGAGCAGGTTTACCTCCGCGGCACGCTGACCGCGCGGGAGGGAAAGGTGCTGGTTGAGAACCGGGGACGGTACCTCCCGAGAAAGAAGTTCCAGCCGGTGGTATAA